Proteins encoded within one genomic window of Bradyrhizobium sp. 186:
- a CDS encoding ABC transporter permease, translating to MTTESVDPAAAVGTIAPAADAGFLQRHGATIEYIMIPGAALAGALVIFGIFVAMFGKNPLDLYFYMYYGAFGTWFSWQNTLTRAAPLILTALCTALPAQLGMVIIGGEGALLIGALTATSAAIALQGMPSLAVQIAMVCAGVIGGGLWIMLSGALRQYRGVNETISSLLLVYIALAILNHLVEGVMRDPASLNKPSTREIGAANMIGSIPGTDVHWGLVFGLIAAIAAYILIYHTVFGFAARVAGGNIRAAKIVGLGVSKLILTICFLAGGAAGLAGMVEVAAVQGRTNANLAAGYGFTGILVAFLARQNPLAIIPVAILLGGISASGGLLQRRLGLPDASVLVLQGIIFVFVLASDALYGRIGFLKGKS from the coding sequence GTGACAACGGAATCGGTGGATCCCGCTGCAGCGGTCGGGACAATTGCCCCGGCCGCCGATGCGGGATTTCTCCAGCGCCACGGCGCGACAATTGAATACATCATGATCCCGGGCGCGGCGCTGGCCGGCGCGCTCGTGATCTTCGGCATCTTCGTCGCAATGTTCGGCAAGAACCCGCTCGATCTCTATTTCTACATGTACTACGGCGCCTTCGGCACCTGGTTCTCCTGGCAGAATACGCTGACGCGCGCAGCACCCTTGATCCTCACTGCGCTCTGCACTGCGCTGCCGGCACAACTCGGCATGGTTATCATCGGCGGCGAAGGTGCGCTTCTGATCGGTGCACTGACGGCGACGAGCGCAGCTATCGCGCTCCAGGGCATGCCGTCGTTGGCCGTGCAGATCGCCATGGTCTGTGCCGGCGTCATCGGGGGCGGTCTGTGGATCATGCTCTCCGGCGCGCTCCGCCAATACCGCGGGGTCAACGAGACGATCTCGAGCCTACTGCTCGTCTACATCGCGCTCGCGATCCTCAACCATCTCGTCGAAGGCGTGATGCGCGATCCCGCCAGCCTCAACAAGCCGTCAACGCGCGAGATCGGCGCCGCCAACATGATCGGCTCCATTCCCGGCACCGACGTGCATTGGGGCCTCGTGTTCGGCCTGATCGCCGCGATCGCCGCCTACATCCTGATCTATCACACCGTGTTCGGCTTTGCCGCGCGCGTCGCCGGCGGCAACATTCGCGCAGCGAAGATCGTCGGCCTCGGCGTCAGCAAGCTCATCCTGACCATCTGCTTCCTCGCCGGCGGCGCCGCAGGCCTCGCAGGCATGGTGGAGGTCGCAGCGGTGCAGGGCCGCACCAACGCCAATCTCGCGGCGGGCTACGGCTTCACCGGCATCCTGGTCGCCTTCCTCGCGCGGCAAAATCCGCTGGCCATCATCCCCGTCGCCATCCTGCTCGGCGGCATCAGTGCCAGCGGTGGCCTGTTGCAGCGTCGCCTGGGATTGCCCGATGCATCCGTGCTGGTGCTTCAGGGCATCATCTTCGTCTTCGTGCTGGCAAGCGATGCGCTCTACGGCCGCATCGGATTCCTGAAAGGCAAGTCCTGA
- a CDS encoding NCS2 family permease: MNEMTPPQSASAEPTSNSATGLLDRIFRLTERDTSVSREVMAGATTFAAMAYIIAVNPAIMSNAGMDRADLVSATALAAIFGSAMMGLWANLPLAVAPAMGSNVIFTYVIVKQMGMPWQGALAMVAFTGVLFLILSLSKLRERVARDVPEALKVGIQAAVGTLIVFIALRGAGFVVQNPSTYIAMGSLRSPPVLLTLAGLLLTPVLVARRVPGGLILSIAVLTLIGFFVPGANGKMVTSVPSAIVSWPRWPTSTFMALDVGYLVSHFVVALPLLFYFLCAEFFSTLGTLIGVTGAANLRRPDGSIPNATAAFATDATASIVGPLLGTSVVTAYIESITGVQAGGRTGLTSLTVAAFFCLALFFWPVFVIIPPQATAPALVLVGVLMMQGLARIDMTDLVNAVPIVLTLLVTVLTNNLINGMALGTLSYIALEVAMGRRSRIPAMVWGLGVVFIAYAVVIAQIF; this comes from the coding sequence ATGAACGAGATGACGCCGCCGCAATCGGCTTCCGCAGAGCCGACGTCGAACTCGGCCACAGGCCTGCTCGACCGCATCTTCCGCCTCACCGAGCGCGACACCAGCGTGAGCCGGGAAGTGATGGCGGGCGCGACCACGTTCGCGGCGATGGCCTATATCATCGCGGTGAACCCCGCGATCATGTCCAATGCCGGAATGGATCGCGCCGATCTCGTCAGCGCCACCGCACTCGCCGCCATCTTCGGTTCGGCGATGATGGGACTCTGGGCCAACCTGCCGCTCGCCGTTGCGCCGGCGATGGGCTCCAACGTCATCTTCACCTATGTGATCGTCAAGCAGATGGGCATGCCCTGGCAAGGCGCGCTCGCCATGGTCGCTTTTACGGGCGTGCTGTTCCTGATCCTCAGCCTGTCGAAGCTGCGCGAGCGCGTCGCACGCGACGTTCCCGAAGCGTTGAAGGTCGGCATCCAGGCCGCGGTCGGCACCTTGATCGTGTTCATTGCGCTGCGCGGCGCGGGCTTCGTGGTGCAGAACCCCTCGACCTATATCGCCATGGGATCGCTGCGCAGCCCGCCGGTGCTCTTGACGCTCGCAGGTCTGCTGCTCACGCCGGTGCTGGTGGCGCGACGTGTTCCAGGGGGGCTCATCCTGTCGATCGCCGTGCTGACCCTGATCGGCTTCTTCGTTCCCGGCGCAAACGGCAAGATGGTGACCTCGGTGCCGTCGGCGATTGTTTCATGGCCGCGCTGGCCCACCAGCACCTTCATGGCACTCGACGTCGGGTACCTCGTCAGTCACTTCGTCGTGGCGCTGCCGCTGCTGTTCTACTTCCTGTGCGCCGAATTCTTCTCGACTCTGGGAACGCTGATCGGCGTGACCGGTGCCGCCAATCTGCGCCGCCCGGATGGCTCGATCCCGAATGCCACCGCCGCCTTCGCCACCGATGCGACGGCGTCCATCGTCGGCCCGCTGCTCGGCACGTCTGTGGTGACGGCCTATATCGAGTCGATCACCGGCGTGCAGGCCGGGGGACGCACCGGCCTGACCTCGCTGACGGTCGCGGCGTTCTTCTGCCTCGCCTTGTTCTTCTGGCCGGTCTTCGTCATCATTCCACCGCAAGCAACCGCGCCCGCGCTGGTGCTCGTCGGCGTGCTGATGATGCAGGGCCTCGCCCGCATCGACATGACCGATCTCGTCAACGCCGTGCCCATCGTGCTTACGCTGCTGGTCACCGTGCTGACCAACAATCTCATCAACGGAATGGCGCTGGGGACGCTGAGCTATATCGCATTGGAGGTTGCGATGGGCCGGCGATCGCGGATTCCTGCAATGGTCTGGGGCCTCGGCGTGGTGTTCATCGCTTATGCGGTCGTGATCGCACAGATCTTTTGA
- a CDS encoding adenine deaminase C-terminal domain-containing protein, translated as MTTSNEMPDDLLINAADEVRIRQDLVLTALGRRPADRSLRVGRLLDVHSRTWSEDQEIVFKGRRIAWVGPAGSYPGEVRERVHRPDLAAVPGFGEVHKHIESSHLTPEWEAALVLPHGNTWTCEASHEFSNVNGARNLEFWFEARRRGSPLKIFPQPGSAVPPTAYEWGGGWYGREEQASFMSESLMVTGLDEVMDWPAVWNPDNPSYKRLWGMIEATFAARGVVEGHASGLRDLPSINAFAAAGLASDHEVQTPEETWDKLTRGLFIELRVYAMPEIVAWLLAKGLQDWSQIAFTTDDRSASHTLELGASDHNARVAIEAGLAPEVAIQCLTINPARHMRITPFVGSLAPGRFGDVVLLSDVAKLTIAEVWADGAQVSEGKRYLGKVPEISWPDWATRTVNIKREIQPEDFELPGAPGRTTMKAAVIRPFHWHPEFYTLELPVRGGAVQRDESEAITKFAIVDRFSGDGRVAKMFWRGCGPRTPDTALACSVAHDKHNIWVVGSSDAAMAKAVNALVERQGGWALVREGELVATVRFEVGGLMSCRSAQVLDADMQALYAEGRKVDWMYEPTFRPRWYPGFPERLMFATLTCAPWSWVLVAPCEQAPLGFINVQTGEAHPVVW; from the coding sequence ATGACAACCTCGAACGAGATGCCGGACGACCTCTTGATCAACGCGGCCGATGAGGTTCGCATCCGGCAGGATCTGGTGCTGACGGCGCTCGGCCGCCGCCCGGCCGATCGGAGCTTGCGGGTCGGCCGGCTGCTCGACGTGCACAGTCGCACCTGGAGCGAAGATCAGGAGATCGTGTTCAAGGGCCGACGGATCGCATGGGTCGGGCCGGCCGGAAGCTATCCCGGCGAAGTCCGCGAACGCGTGCATCGGCCCGATCTGGCGGCCGTTCCCGGCTTCGGTGAGGTGCACAAGCATATCGAAAGCTCGCATCTGACGCCGGAATGGGAGGCCGCGCTGGTGCTGCCGCATGGCAATACCTGGACGTGCGAGGCGAGCCACGAATTCTCCAATGTCAACGGCGCACGCAATCTCGAATTCTGGTTCGAGGCACGTCGTCGCGGATCGCCGCTAAAAATCTTTCCGCAACCCGGATCGGCGGTGCCGCCCACGGCCTATGAGTGGGGCGGCGGCTGGTATGGTCGCGAGGAGCAGGCGAGCTTCATGAGCGAGAGCCTGATGGTCACCGGGCTCGACGAGGTGATGGACTGGCCGGCGGTCTGGAATCCCGACAATCCGTCCTACAAGCGGCTATGGGGCATGATCGAGGCCACGTTCGCGGCCCGCGGCGTCGTCGAAGGGCATGCCTCCGGTCTGCGGGACCTGCCATCCATCAACGCCTTTGCCGCGGCGGGGCTCGCCTCCGACCATGAAGTGCAGACGCCGGAGGAGACCTGGGACAAGCTCACCCGCGGTCTCTTCATCGAGTTGCGCGTCTACGCCATGCCCGAGATCGTCGCCTGGCTGCTCGCCAAGGGTTTGCAGGACTGGTCGCAGATCGCCTTCACCACCGACGACCGCAGCGCCAGCCATACGCTCGAGCTCGGCGCGAGCGATCACAACGCGCGGGTCGCGATCGAAGCGGGTCTCGCGCCGGAAGTCGCGATCCAGTGTCTGACCATCAATCCTGCGCGGCACATGCGCATCACGCCGTTCGTCGGCAGTCTCGCCCCGGGGCGTTTTGGCGATGTCGTGCTGCTCTCGGATGTCGCCAAGCTGACCATTGCCGAGGTCTGGGCCGACGGCGCGCAGGTGTCCGAAGGCAAACGCTACCTGGGCAAGGTTCCCGAAATCTCCTGGCCCGATTGGGCAACCAGAACGGTGAATATCAAGCGCGAGATCCAGCCGGAGGACTTCGAGCTGCCGGGCGCACCCGGTCGCACCACGATGAAAGCCGCCGTGATCCGCCCGTTCCATTGGCATCCGGAGTTCTACACCCTCGAGCTGCCGGTGCGTGGCGGCGCCGTGCAGCGCGATGAGAGCGAGGCCATCACAAAGTTTGCCATCGTCGATCGCTTCTCCGGCGACGGCCGGGTTGCAAAAATGTTCTGGCGTGGCTGCGGACCGCGCACGCCGGACACCGCGCTTGCCTGCTCGGTCGCGCACGACAAGCACAACATCTGGGTGGTCGGCTCGTCCGACGCCGCGATGGCCAAGGCCGTGAACGCGCTGGTGGAACGTCAAGGCGGATGGGCGCTGGTGCGCGAAGGCGAGCTCGTTGCCACCGTGCGGTTCGAGGTTGGCGGATTGATGAGCTGTCGCTCGGCGCAGGTGCTCGATGCCGACATGCAGGCGCTCTATGCGGAGGGCCGCAAGGTGGACTGGATGTATGAGCCCACCTTCCGGCCGCGCTGGTATCCCGGATTTCCGGAACGCCTGATGTTCGCGACGCTGACCTGCGCGCCCTGGAGCTGGGTGCTGGTCGCGCCCTGCGAGCAGGCGCCGCTCGGGTTCATCAACGTGCAGACCGGCGAAGCGCACCCGGTGGTCTGGTAG
- a CDS encoding TetR family transcriptional regulator, whose protein sequence is MSAVKRHSPNLRDEYAELTRQRIVAAFVETLEDDAADEVSMAAVARRAKVAERTIYRHFKTRAELFAAAGEWIEDNVFGYVPFSSPDELPDIFRKLCKSFDRHPNLARAIAMTRVGRSVRAGFRRHLIDQHSKAMAPLVRHLKPKEVRQAEALAAYLNNVLAWSALREDFGMSSAEIADTIDWALTTLLKEIRQRDAAAARLHSDKAGKSPRKRAAAREPS, encoded by the coding sequence ATGAGTGCAGTAAAGCGACACAGCCCAAATCTTCGCGACGAATATGCCGAGCTGACGCGGCAGCGCATCGTTGCGGCCTTCGTCGAGACGCTTGAGGATGATGCTGCCGACGAGGTCTCGATGGCTGCCGTCGCCAGGCGTGCAAAGGTTGCCGAGCGCACCATCTATCGGCACTTCAAGACCCGCGCGGAGCTGTTTGCCGCGGCCGGTGAGTGGATCGAAGACAATGTCTTCGGCTACGTTCCCTTTTCCTCACCGGACGAACTGCCGGATATTTTTCGCAAGCTTTGCAAGAGCTTCGATCGCCATCCGAATCTGGCGCGCGCGATTGCCATGACCCGGGTCGGCCGCAGCGTGCGGGCTGGCTTCCGGCGGCACCTGATCGACCAGCACAGCAAGGCGATGGCACCTCTGGTGCGGCACCTCAAGCCGAAGGAGGTTCGCCAGGCCGAGGCGCTGGCAGCCTATCTCAACAATGTGCTCGCCTGGAGCGCGTTGCGCGAAGACTTCGGCATGTCGAGTGCCGAGATTGCCGACACGATCGACTGGGCGCTCACGACGCTCCTGAAGGAAATCCGGCAGCGCGACGCTGCCGCGGCACGGCTGCATTCCGACAAGGCTGGCAAGTCGCCGCGGAAACGAGCCGCCGCGAGAGAGCCGTCATAG
- a CDS encoding formamidase — protein MNGLGGLNKSPEGVVIGLVQLQLPNVVTRADLARQTERIVWMVGKARRNLSTMDLVVFPEYSLHGLSMDTNPEIMCRLDGPEVAAFKQACIDNGIWGCFSIMEFNPHGNPYNSGLIIDDHGEIRLYYRKLHPWIPVEPWEPGDLGIPVIEGPKGAKIALIICHDGMFPEMARECAYKGAEIMIRTAGYTAPIRDAWRFTNQANSFQNLMVTANVCMCGSDGSFDSMGEGMIVNFDGSVLAHGTTGRADEIITAEVRPDLVREARINWGVENNIYQLWHRGYVAVKGGAMDCPYTFMQDMVAGTFRLPWEDQVKVTDGTSCGFSAPTRMFGKTAKAAE, from the coding sequence ATGAACGGGCTTGGCGGGTTGAACAAATCGCCTGAGGGCGTCGTCATCGGGCTCGTGCAGTTGCAACTACCGAACGTCGTGACCCGGGCCGATCTGGCAAGGCAGACCGAGCGCATCGTCTGGATGGTCGGCAAGGCTCGCCGCAATCTCTCCACCATGGACCTGGTGGTGTTCCCCGAATATTCGCTGCACGGCCTCTCGATGGACACCAATCCCGAGATCATGTGCCGGCTCGACGGGCCTGAGGTCGCGGCTTTCAAGCAGGCCTGCATCGACAATGGGATCTGGGGCTGCTTCTCCATCATGGAGTTCAACCCGCACGGCAATCCCTACAACTCCGGCCTGATCATCGACGACCACGGCGAGATCAGGCTCTACTACCGGAAACTCCACCCCTGGATTCCGGTCGAACCGTGGGAGCCGGGCGACCTTGGCATTCCCGTGATCGAGGGGCCGAAGGGCGCTAAGATCGCGCTGATCATCTGCCATGACGGCATGTTCCCGGAGATGGCGCGGGAGTGCGCCTACAAGGGCGCGGAGATCATGATCCGCACCGCCGGCTACACCGCGCCGATCCGTGACGCCTGGCGCTTCACCAACCAGGCCAACTCGTTCCAGAACCTGATGGTCACAGCCAATGTCTGCATGTGCGGGTCCGACGGCTCGTTCGATTCCATGGGCGAAGGCATGATCGTCAATTTCGACGGCAGTGTGCTGGCACACGGCACCACCGGCCGCGCCGACGAGATCATCACCGCCGAGGTGCGGCCCGACCTGGTGCGCGAGGCGCGCATCAATTGGGGCGTCGAGAACAACATCTACCAGCTCTGGCACCGCGGCTACGTCGCGGTGAAGGGCGGCGCAATGGACTGCCCCTACACGTTCATGCAGGACATGGTTGCGGGCACCTTCCGCCTGCCATGGGAGGATCAGGTCAAGGTCACCGACGGCACGTCGTGCGGCTTTTCGGCACCGACGCGGATGTTTGGCAAGACGGCGAAGGCGGCGGAATAG
- a CDS encoding dicarboxylate/amino acid:cation symporter, with protein MSTIAAAPAAERKPLYTSLFVQVLAALIFGIILGVAVPDFAISLKILSDAFLKLISMIVAPIVFCVVVHGIAGAGDLKKVGRVGVKALLYFEVMTTVALVVGLVLAYLFGPGHGMNIDPSTLDAKALNTYADNAHKLQGGGIGSFLLNVIPSTSFDALSRNDVLQVLFFAVLFGVGLALVGGEKGKLVTSIIDAASTVLFRVMGLIVRVAPLGVLGAVAYTVGKYGVGSLKQLVSLVMLFYVSVGIFVLGVLGSVMALAGINILKFLSYLREELTIVLATASSDAVLPQIMKKLERMGVKDSVVGLVIPTGYSFNLDAFSIYLTLAVVFIAQATNTPLSFGDLLLVLGVSLITSKGAHGVPGSAIVILAATLNAVPSIPAIGLVLVLSVDWFIGMARAVGNLTGNCVATVVVAAWEGDLDRAKAAKVLDGGELVDVTAG; from the coding sequence ATGTCGACCATTGCAGCGGCCCCAGCGGCCGAGCGCAAGCCGCTCTACACATCACTGTTCGTCCAGGTTCTGGCGGCGCTGATCTTCGGCATTATCCTCGGCGTGGCTGTCCCGGACTTCGCCATCAGCCTCAAGATCCTCAGCGACGCCTTCCTGAAGCTGATCTCGATGATCGTGGCGCCCATCGTGTTCTGCGTCGTCGTCCACGGCATTGCCGGCGCCGGTGACCTCAAGAAGGTCGGCCGGGTCGGCGTCAAGGCGTTGCTTTATTTCGAGGTGATGACGACGGTCGCGCTTGTGGTCGGCCTTGTGCTCGCCTACCTCTTCGGTCCCGGCCATGGCATGAACATCGATCCCTCGACGCTCGACGCCAAGGCCCTCAACACCTATGCCGACAACGCCCACAAGCTGCAGGGCGGCGGCATCGGCTCCTTCCTGCTCAATGTGATCCCGAGCACCTCGTTCGACGCCCTGTCGCGCAATGACGTGCTCCAGGTCCTGTTCTTCGCAGTGCTGTTCGGCGTCGGGCTCGCGCTGGTGGGCGGCGAGAAGGGCAAGCTCGTGACTTCCATTATCGATGCCGCCTCGACCGTGCTGTTCCGCGTCATGGGACTGATCGTTCGGGTCGCTCCGCTCGGCGTGCTCGGCGCGGTCGCCTATACCGTCGGCAAATACGGCGTCGGCTCGCTGAAGCAGCTCGTCTCGCTGGTGATGCTGTTCTATGTCTCGGTCGGCATCTTCGTGCTCGGCGTGCTCGGCAGCGTGATGGCGCTCGCCGGAATCAATATCCTCAAGTTCCTCTCCTATCTGCGCGAAGAGCTGACCATCGTGCTCGCCACCGCGTCCTCCGACGCCGTGCTGCCCCAGATCATGAAGAAGCTGGAGCGCATGGGGGTGAAGGACTCCGTCGTCGGGCTCGTCATCCCGACCGGCTATTCCTTCAACCTCGACGCCTTCTCGATCTATCTGACGCTGGCCGTCGTCTTCATCGCGCAGGCGACCAACACGCCGTTGTCGTTCGGCGATCTCCTGCTGGTTCTCGGCGTCTCCCTGATCACGTCGAAGGGCGCCCACGGCGTGCCGGGCTCGGCGATCGTGATCTTGGCCGCGACGCTGAACGCCGTGCCGAGCATTCCAGCGATCGGACTCGTGCTGGTGCTCTCGGTCGACTGGTTCATCGGCATGGCGCGTGCGGTCGGCAACCTCACCGGCAATTGCGTTGCGACAGTGGTGGTCGCCGCCTGGGAAGGCGACCTCGACCGCGCCAAGGCAGCCAAGGTTCTCGATGGTGGGGAGCTGGTGGATGTGACCGCGGGGTAA
- a CDS encoding BMP family ABC transporter substrate-binding protein: MDFGRISRRHLLQGGAALTLGAAAGVRPAFAAETTIGFIYVGSRDDYGYNQAHAQGAAALKKIPGLKVVEEEKVPETDAVEKTIESMINLDGASLLFPTSFGYYNPHMIKLANKFPKLRFEHCGGLWSDKDPKNAGSYFGYIDEAQYISGIVAGYTSKSGKLGFVAAKPIPQVLRNINAFALGAKLANPKATTQVIFTGDWSMPVKEAEATNSLIDQGVDVLTCHVDGPKTMVENAARRGAMVCGYHVNQSPLAPKAYLTGAEWNWEALYPKFVKMIAAGESIPNFYRGGLKEEIVKTSPYGEAVSAEARKHADDVKAKFLSADGYAIFKGGLLDNKGKTVIAAGTDRSQKDPELEKMDYLVEGVIGATS; the protein is encoded by the coding sequence ATGGATTTTGGCAGGATTTCACGACGGCATTTGTTGCAAGGCGGCGCGGCCCTCACCCTCGGCGCGGCGGCCGGCGTCCGCCCAGCCTTCGCGGCCGAGACGACCATCGGCTTCATCTATGTCGGCTCGCGCGACGACTACGGCTACAACCAGGCGCATGCGCAAGGCGCCGCGGCGCTGAAGAAGATTCCCGGACTGAAAGTCGTCGAGGAAGAGAAGGTGCCGGAGACCGACGCAGTCGAGAAGACGATCGAGTCCATGATCAATCTCGACGGCGCCTCCCTGCTCTTCCCGACCTCGTTCGGCTACTACAATCCGCACATGATCAAGCTGGCCAACAAGTTCCCGAAGCTGCGCTTCGAGCACTGCGGCGGCCTCTGGTCGGACAAGGATCCGAAGAACGCCGGCAGCTATTTCGGCTATATCGACGAAGCTCAGTACATCTCAGGCATCGTCGCCGGCTACACCTCCAAGAGCGGCAAGCTCGGCTTCGTCGCCGCAAAACCGATCCCGCAGGTGTTGCGCAACATCAATGCCTTCGCGCTCGGCGCCAAGCTCGCCAACCCGAAGGCCACGACGCAGGTGATCTTCACCGGCGACTGGTCGATGCCGGTCAAGGAAGCCGAAGCAACCAACAGCCTGATCGACCAGGGCGTGGATGTGCTCACCTGTCACGTCGACGGTCCGAAGACGATGGTCGAGAACGCCGCGCGCCGTGGCGCCATGGTGTGCGGCTATCACGTCAACCAGTCGCCGCTCGCGCCGAAGGCTTATCTCACCGGTGCGGAGTGGAACTGGGAAGCGCTATACCCGAAATTCGTCAAGATGATCGCCGCAGGCGAGAGCATCCCGAACTTCTATCGCGGCGGCCTCAAGGAAGAAATCGTCAAGACCTCGCCCTACGGCGAAGCGGTCTCCGCCGAAGCGCGCAAGCATGCCGACGACGTCAAGGCAAAATTCCTGTCCGCGGACGGCTACGCCATCTTCAAGGGGGGACTGCTCGACAACAAGGGTAAGACGGTGATCGCGGCTGGAACCGATCGCAGCCAGAAGGATCCCGAACTCGAGAAGATGGACTATCTCGTCGAAGGCGTGATCGGAGCGACTTCGTGA
- a CDS encoding allantoate amidohydrolase yields the protein MGAGNAVQNASLGEEIVRRINELGAISEETDKLTRIYLSKELRTAADLIQGWMREAGMSAHLDAIGNVCGRYEGERPGAPCLMLGSHYDTVRDAGKWDGPLGVITAIACVADLNRRGKRLPFAIEVIGFADEEGVRFASTLLGSRAVAGTFDESVLATRDRDGVSMRDALVQFGLDPDHIGAAARARRELLAYLELHIEQGPVLEAQNLPVGVVTAIAGATRLAARLSGMAGHAGTVPMALRRDALAGAAECIGAIEQFCRTDESGLVGTVGYIHAKPGATNVIPGEVSFTIDMRAPTDMHRKRAVADVVRQIEAIAKRRQLSLQLDVTHENRTAPCAPWLKEQIAQAIAGEGFPVFELPSGAGHDGMAMIDIADVGMIFVRCRGGISHHPDEHVELADADAGARVLLRVIENFRPREG from the coding sequence ATGGGTGCTGGTAACGCCGTTCAGAATGCATCGCTCGGCGAAGAGATCGTGCGTCGGATCAATGAGCTTGGTGCGATCTCGGAAGAGACCGACAAGCTGACCCGCATCTATCTCAGCAAGGAGCTGCGCACGGCAGCGGACCTCATCCAGGGTTGGATGCGCGAGGCCGGCATGAGCGCGCATCTCGATGCGATCGGTAACGTCTGCGGCCGTTACGAAGGCGAGCGGCCGGGGGCGCCCTGCCTGATGCTCGGCTCGCACTACGACACCGTGCGCGATGCCGGCAAATGGGACGGGCCGCTGGGTGTGATCACGGCGATCGCCTGCGTCGCCGACCTCAACCGCCGCGGCAAGCGCCTGCCGTTCGCGATCGAGGTGATCGGCTTTGCCGACGAGGAGGGGGTGCGCTTCGCCTCGACACTGCTCGGCAGCCGCGCGGTGGCGGGAACGTTTGATGAGAGCGTCCTGGCTACGCGCGACCGGGACGGCGTCTCGATGCGCGATGCGCTCGTGCAATTCGGTCTCGACCCCGATCATATCGGCGCGGCCGCCCGGGCGCGGCGCGAGCTGCTTGCCTATCTCGAGCTGCACATCGAGCAGGGACCGGTGCTGGAAGCACAGAACCTGCCCGTCGGCGTAGTCACCGCGATCGCGGGCGCGACGCGGCTAGCCGCACGGCTATCCGGCATGGCCGGCCACGCCGGCACGGTGCCGATGGCGCTGCGACGCGACGCGCTCGCCGGCGCGGCCGAATGCATCGGTGCGATCGAGCAGTTCTGCCGGACCGACGAGAGCGGGCTGGTCGGCACCGTCGGCTATATCCACGCCAAGCCCGGCGCGACCAACGTCATTCCGGGCGAGGTGTCGTTCACCATCGACATGCGCGCACCGACCGACATGCATCGCAAGCGCGCGGTGGCCGATGTCGTCAGGCAGATCGAGGCCATCGCAAAACGTCGGCAGCTGTCGCTTCAGCTCGACGTCACCCACGAGAATCGCACCGCGCCTTGCGCGCCCTGGCTGAAGGAGCAGATCGCGCAGGCGATTGCTGGGGAAGGTTTTCCCGTGTTCGAGTTGCCGAGCGGGGCCGGGCACGACGGCATGGCGATGATTGACATCGCCGATGTCGGCATGATCTTCGTCCGCTGCCGCGGCGGCATCAGCCATCATCCGGATGAGCATGTCGAGCTCGCCGACGCCGACGCCGGCGCGCGGGTTCTGCTCAGGGTGATCGAGAATTTCAGGCCGCGGGAAGGGTAA